A single Pagrus major chromosome 19, Pma_NU_1.0 DNA region contains:
- the adcyap1a gene encoding adenylate cyclase activating polypeptide 1a isoform X2: MSSKATLALLIYGLIMHYSVYCSPVGLSFPSVRLDSEVYDEDGNSLPSLDYDGEQVDVRSPPSVADDVFSLFYPPEKSGGKTLEDSSEPLSKRHSDGIFTDSYSRYRKQMAVKKYLAAVLGKRYRQRIRNKGRRLAYL; the protein is encoded by the exons ATGTCTAGTAAAGCGACTTTAGCCTTACTCATCTATGGACTCATAATGCATTACAGCGTCTACTGCTCACCTGTGGGGCTTAGCTTTCCCAGTGTTAG ACTTGACAGTGAGGTTTACGACGAGGATGGAAACTCCTTACCCTCCCTGGATTATGACGGAGAGCAAGTGGATGTGAGAAGCCCTCCGTCTGTCGCTGACGACgtcttctctttgttttaccCACCAGAGAAAAG cgGGGGGAAAACACTGGAGGACAGCTCAGAGCCTCTGTCCAAGCGACACTCAGACGGCATCTTCACAGACAGCTACAGCCGCTACCGAAAGCAAATGGCGGTCAAGAAATACCTGGCGGCAGTCCTTGGGAAAAGGTATAGACAGAGAATTAGAAACAAAGGACGCCGGCTGGCATATTTGTAG
- the adcyap1a gene encoding adenylate cyclase activating polypeptide 1a isoform X1: MSSKATLALLIYGLIMHYSVYCSPVGLSFPSVRLDSEVYDEDGNSLPSLDYDGEQVDVRSPPSVADDVFSLFYPPEKRTERHADGMFNKAYRKALGQLSARKYLHSLMAKRVGGGKTLEDSSEPLSKRHSDGIFTDSYSRYRKQMAVKKYLAAVLGKRYRQRIRNKGRRLAYL; this comes from the exons ATGTCTAGTAAAGCGACTTTAGCCTTACTCATCTATGGACTCATAATGCATTACAGCGTCTACTGCTCACCTGTGGGGCTTAGCTTTCCCAGTGTTAG ACTTGACAGTGAGGTTTACGACGAGGATGGAAACTCCTTACCCTCCCTGGATTATGACGGAGAGCAAGTGGATGTGAGAAGCCCTCCGTCTGTCGCTGACGACgtcttctctttgttttaccCACCAGAGAAAAG AACGGAAAGGCATGCAGACGGCATGTTTAATAAAGCCTACAGGAAAGCGCTGGGTCAGTTATCAGCAAGGAAATATCTGCATTCTCTGATGGCAAAACGTGTAGG cgGGGGGAAAACACTGGAGGACAGCTCAGAGCCTCTGTCCAAGCGACACTCAGACGGCATCTTCACAGACAGCTACAGCCGCTACCGAAAGCAAATGGCGGTCAAGAAATACCTGGCGGCAGTCCTTGGGAAAAGGTATAGACAGAGAATTAGAAACAAAGGACGCCGGCTGGCATATTTGTAG